GAGAGGTTCCTGGAATGATCTAATGATAAATATAtttttctctctcttacagtgaatctgctggcgattgtgatcctgtcccgaggaaagtgcggtctctgcaAATGTGTCACTTGTTACCTAGTCGCTATGGCAGTGGCAGATCTAACGGTGGTGATAATTGAAGTCATACTGAAGAGAATTAACAATATTTACATGCCAATAAATTTCTTGTTCATTACTCCAATATGCGCCCTGAAACTTGTCACAAAGATGCTGGCCCTGAACTGTTCAGTCTGGtttacagtcgctttcaccttcgaTCGCTTTGTATCTATTTGTTGTCAGAATTTCAGACGAATATATTGTACACAGAGAACGGCAAACTTGGTTGTTGCAACCGTGTGTCTACTTAGCTGTCTAAAGAGCATCCCCTTTTACTTTATATACCAACCCAAGCTTATAATTAACAAAATTCCGTACTTCTGCATTGAAACCGCTGCCTATTATACCTCACCGTTATGGACGGCGTACGAGTGGTTCGACAGCATTTCAACCCCTTTAGTGCCGGTATTTTTCATCCTGTTGTTCAATGCTCTCACTGTAAAACATATTCTAAAATCCAATATAGTCCGCCGGGCACTCATAAgtcacatcaataatcaaaatgaTACAGAGAGTGAGAACCGGAAGAGGTCAATGATCTTGCTTTTCACTCTATCTGCTAATTTCATTCTTCTCTGGATGACACATGTTGTACATTCCCTAATGTGGCGGGTGACAAACTACAATTATACAAACAAATACTACAGTAACCCAATATACATCACCCAGCAAACTGGATACATGCTGCAGCTTCTCGGTtcttgcaccaacacgtgtatctaTGGACTTACACAAAGagaattcagagaagagctgaagaatgggatGAATTATCTGGTCACACTGAATGGGAGATTATGCTAATAGCAAATCATTGGGAGAAAGCTGGATCAGTCTGTGTAAATTTCAACCCAGATCCTTCTTCTATTAAGTAACACTGACTGGTGATGGACCGATACAGAATGGTGCTCTGTGAGAGAGTTTGACAATAATACAATAGACAGACAACGGGCCTGCCCCTCGCATgggtaaaagaacaaagaacaaagaaaagtacagcacaggaacaggacattcggccctccaagcctgagccgatcttgatgcctgcccaagctaaaaacttctgcacttccgaggcctatatccctctactcccttcctattcatgtatttgacaagatgtctcttaaacatcgctatcgtatctgcttccaccacctcccctggcaacaggtttcaggcactcagcaccctctgtgcaaaaaacttgcctcgcacatcccctctaaactttacccctcgcacattaaacctatgtcccttcgtAACTAACTCTTGCACCATggaaaaaaagcttctgactatccactctgtccatgccgctaataactttgtaaacctctatcatgtcgcccctccacctctgtcgttccagtgaaaacaatccgtgattttccaacctctcctcatagctaatgccctccagaccaggcaaaatcctggtaaacctcttctgtaccctctccaaagcctccacgtccttctggtagtgtggcgtccagaattgcacgcaatattctatgtgtggcctaactaaggttcagtacagctgcaacatgacttgccaatttttatactctatgccccgaccgatgaaggcaagaatgTCGTATGCCACCCTTCTAAAAcataggaacaacattggctattctccagtcctctgggacatcaactgcagccaatgaggatgcaaagatttctgtcaaggccccagcaatttcctcagttgcctccctcagtattcttgggtagatcccatcaggcactggggacttatctaccttcacgatttgcaagacaccaaacacctccacctttttgataatgagatgagtgACACTATCTGCACTCTttcccctcggctcatcatccacctagtccttctctttggtgaatactgatgcaaagtactcatttggcacctcgcccatttcgtctggctccacacatagattcccatctctgtccttgagtgggccaaccctttccctggttaccctcttgctccttatatacgtataaaaagccttgggattttccttaatcctgtttcccAATgactttcatgaccacttttagccctcctaactccttgcttaagttccttcctactgtctttatattcctcaagtgcttcgtctgttcctagccttccagcccttacaaatgcttcctttttctttttgacgaggcacacaatatcccgcgttatccaagcttcccgtaaCTTGTTACAATTGTCTTTCTTcggcacaggaacatgctggtcctggattctaatcagctgacgtttgaaagactcccacatgtcagatgttgttttaccctcaaacagccaccgccaatctaaattcttcagttcctgcctgatattgttataattagccttcccccaatttagcaccttcacccgaggataactcttatccttatccacaagtaccttaaaatttagggaattatggtcactgcttcagaaatgctcccccactgaaacttcgaccacctggccggacacattccccaataccaggtcgagaatggccccatccctagttggactatctacatactgtttcaagaagccctcctggatgctcctcacaaattcttccccattcaagcccctagcacaaagtgagtcccagtcagtataggggaagttaaaatcacccaccaccacaaccctgttacctttacatctttccaaaatctgtctacatatctgctcctctactgtCCGATgactgttgggaagcctgtagtcaacccccaacatcgtgactgccccCTTACtattgcatgacccctctgaggtgtcctcccgaagtacagctgtgatattctccttcaccagtaatgcaacaaccccaccccttttacatccccctcgaaCCCGCCTGAAACGTTTAaattctggaacatttagctgcgaaTCGTGCCCTTCccgcaaccaagtctctgtaatcgcaacaacatcatatttcccagtactaatccaagctctatgttcatctgccttacctgttatacttctcgcattgaagcaattacacttcagaccaccagtcccgctgtgctcagcaacatctccctgcctgctcttcctcttagtcccatttggccttatttactatgtccacctcatttacttcactagctatcctactgctctggttcccaccccccaccacactagtttaaacccacccaagtgacgctagcaaaccttgcagactGGATATtaatgcccctccagtttagatgcaacccgtccttattgtacaggtcccatctgtccctgaagagagccctatggtccagatatctgaaacccaaccttctacaccagctgctcagccacttgtttagctgcactatcttcctatttccagcctcaacggcacgtggcacagggagtaatccagagattacaaccctagtggtcctgtttttttaacttactacccatctccctaaactccccctgcaggacctcatcacccttcctgcctatgtcattggtcgcgatgtgtaccacaaccgctggctgtgcaccctcccccttcagaatgcccctgtccgttcagagacatccttgaccctggcaccagggaggcaacataccatcctggagtctctgtcACGTCCAAAGAAGAGCccatctgtgcccatgactatagagtcACCAATA
This genomic interval from Heterodontus francisci isolate sHetFra1 chromosome 21, sHetFra1.hap1, whole genome shotgun sequence contains the following:
- the LOC137381101 gene encoding probable G-protein coupled receptor 139 encodes the protein MGPYVRRDMGSSVMDDFTFMEGIMWETSQGCLGTVTSGMNLLAIVILSRGKCGLCKCVTCYLVAMAVADLTVVIIEVILKRINNIYMPINFLFITPICALKLVTKMLALNCSVWFTVAFTFDRFVSICCQNFRRIYCTQRTANLVVATVCLLSCLKSIPFYFIYQPKLIINKIPYFCIETAAYYTSPLWTAYEWFDSISTPLVPVFFILLFNALTVKHILKSNIVRRALISHINNQNDTESENRKRSMILLFTLSANFILLWMTHVVHSLMWRVTNYNYTNKYYSNPIYITQQTGYMLQLLGSCTNTCIYGLTQREFREELKNGMNYLVTLNGRLC